The following are encoded in a window of Magnolia sinica isolate HGM2019 chromosome 11, MsV1, whole genome shotgun sequence genomic DNA:
- the LOC131219548 gene encoding pirin-like protein, whose amino-acid sequence MAGIEECNVVENPRLVVRKFQARPQHEGDGAVVRRSIGRLEMKYFDPFLLLDEFSISAPAGFPDHPHRGFETVTYMLQGAVTHEDFAGHKGTIKAGDLQWMTAGRGIVHSEMPASDGTQRGLQLWVNLSSKHKMIEPKYQELQGKDVTKASKDGVEVRIIAGEALGIRSPVYTRTPTMYLDFTLKPKAHLQQPIPSAWNSFVYILEGEGVFGNLKSSPTMAHHILLLGPGDGLEAWNNSSKVLRFVVIGGKPLGEPMVQFGPFVMNTQEEIDQTIDDYQYCVNGFEKAKQWRSTAAIGLDF is encoded by the exons atggcaggAATAGAAGAGTGCAATGTTGTTGAGAATCCACGACTTGTGGTGAGGAAATTTCAGGCAAGGCCACAACATGAAGGTGATGGAGCAGTTGTTAGAAGAAGCATTGGCAG GTTAGAGATGAAGTACTTCGACCCTTTCCTTCTTTTGGATGAATTCTCAA TTTCAGCTCCAGCCGGATTTCCAGACCATCCACATAGAG GCTTCGAGACAGTGACTTACATGTTACAG GGAGCTGTGACCCATGAAGATTTCGCGGGCCATAAGGGCACAATCAAAGCCGGTGATCTGCAATGGATGACGGCCGGAAGGGGGATCGTGCATTCAGAAATGCCTGCAAGTGATGGAACTCAAAGGGGCCTGCAGCTGTGGGTCAACCTCTCTTCCAAGCATAAAAT GATTGAACCAAAATATCAAGAATTACAGGGAAAAGATGTCACAAAAGCTTCGAAAGATGGCGTCGAAGTCCGAATCATCGCCGGAGAAGCGTTGGGAATTCGATCACCAGTCTATACAAGAACACCAACCATGTACTTAGACTTCACACTCAAACCAAAAGCTCATCTCCAGCAACCTATACCATCTGCATGGAATTCGTTTGTCTACATCCTAGAAGGTGAGGGCGTTTTTGGCAATTTGAAATCTTCCCCCACCATGGCCCACCACATTCTCCTCCTGGGACCCGGCGATGGGCTGGAAGCATGGAACAACTCATCCAAAGTCCTCAGGTTTGTGGTCATTGGAGGCAAACCATTGGGCGAGCCCATGGTGCAATTCGGGCCATTTGTGATGAACACACAGGAAGAGATCGATCAGACGATCGATGATTATCAGTACTGTGTAAACGGATTCGAGAAGGCGAAGCAATGGCGATCTACGGCTGCCATCGGGCTTGATTTTTAG